One Thermosipho atlanticus DSM 15807 DNA window includes the following coding sequences:
- a CDS encoding ATP-binding protein, with amino-acid sequence MGPRGVGKTTYLLINAKNYNFFYVSGYDPLLSQISLYNLGERIFLEGFSELIIDEVHFLNNWSTKIKSLYDSFPDKKIWISDSSSIILRKGIADLSRRFIKVRIPLLSFREYIYLATVTKIRE; translated from the coding sequence ATGGGTCCAAGAGGTGTTGGAAAAACAACGTACTTACTAATTAATGCAAAAAATTATAATTTTTTCTATGTCTCAGGTTATGATCCCCTACTTTCTCAAATTTCACTTTACAATCTTGGAGAAAGAATTTTTTTAGAAGGGTTTAGTGAATTAATAATTGATGAAGTACACTTTTTAAACAATTGGAGTACAAAAATAAAATCTTTGTACGATTCTTTCCCGGATAAGAAGATCTGGATAAGTGATAGTAGTAGCATTATTTTAAGAAAAGGAATTGCGGACCTTTCAAGAAGATTTATAAAAGTTAGAATACCTTTATTATCATTCAGAGAGTACATTTACCTTGCAACTGTGACAAAAATACGAGAATGA
- a CDS encoding sulfatase-like hydrolase/transferase yields the protein MKILFLIIDTLRYDYTGYARKYANSITPNLDQISQEGLIYNHAFSSGTSTPFSFPGILTSTYSHQVKTPGVKDVPLAFAEYLKDTQFNALMEEYK from the coding sequence ATGAAGATACTTTTTTTGATAATAGATACTTTAAGATACGATTATACTGGTTATGCAAGAAAATATGCTAATAGTATTACACCTAACTTAGATCAAATTTCACAAGAAGGTTTAATTTACAATCATGCATTTAGTTCAGGGACAAGCACACCTTTTTCTTTTCCTGGAATTTTGACTTCTACATATTCTCATCAAGTAAAAACACCGGGAGTTAAAGATGTACCTCTTGCTTTTGCAGAATATTTAAAAGATACGCAGTTTAATGCTTTAATGGAGGAATACAAATGA
- a CDS encoding oligosaccharide flippase family protein, with translation MTEKYNRYVKTATREAGLVFSIRVIAFILGFAMQTLFARLLGADKYGLYSLGLTVANVGVLFAVFGMSSGQIRFLGEYLGKGEIGNAKGVIFSAFQVTGIISIILSVILIIFRRFISIRIFNEERLIDILPWFSIILLLYSFFNLLSGTFQGLKKPSVFILYKEFIERIIRITLFIALYLLGYKLIGVIVSTVISSILILLFLFIKIKKYAPFIFKPEIKPVYERKKLLKYSSNMLFVSFTYFLMGQVNRLILGIYLDSKSVGLYTVSDTVAQLSVFFLMAFNSIFSSMISELYHTGDKETLSKLYSDITRWIITFTLPITIWVLIYSENILEIFGKEFSGARWVLVFLAIGQFVNAAVGSNGLMLSMTKYQRFEMINGVFIASLNLGLNIWLVPKFGIIGSAIGGMAAISTVNIVKSVEVYILLKMIPYNWKYLKPVIAGIGTAITMIFLKNYITNLVGTFIMLAISFVLMLGILALLGLYPEDKEILKTVMKKFFKK, from the coding sequence TTGACAGAAAAGTACAATAGATATGTAAAGACAGCGACAAGAGAAGCAGGATTGGTATTTAGTATTCGAGTAATAGCATTTATTTTAGGTTTTGCCATGCAAACCTTATTTGCACGACTTTTAGGGGCGGATAAATATGGGCTGTATTCCTTAGGACTAACAGTTGCAAATGTTGGAGTTTTATTTGCGGTATTTGGGATGAGTTCTGGACAAATAAGGTTTTTGGGAGAATATTTGGGGAAGGGTGAAATAGGGAACGCAAAAGGAGTAATTTTTTCAGCGTTTCAAGTTACGGGTATAATCTCTATTATTCTTTCTGTTATATTGATAATTTTTAGAAGATTCATTTCCATTCGAATCTTTAACGAAGAAAGACTTATAGATATTTTACCGTGGTTTTCAATAATTTTACTGCTTTATTCATTTTTCAATCTTCTTTCAGGGACTTTTCAAGGGCTTAAAAAGCCCTCTGTTTTTATATTATATAAAGAATTTATAGAAAGAATAATAAGGATAACACTTTTTATTGCACTTTATTTACTAGGTTACAAGTTAATAGGTGTAATAGTATCAACTGTAATTTCGAGTATATTAATATTACTTTTTTTGTTTATAAAGATAAAAAAATACGCTCCTTTTATCTTTAAACCTGAAATAAAACCTGTTTATGAAAGGAAAAAACTTTTAAAATACTCTTCTAACATGTTATTCGTAAGTTTTACCTATTTTCTTATGGGGCAGGTAAATAGATTAATCTTAGGAATCTATTTAGATTCCAAAAGTGTAGGATTGTACACAGTTTCAGATACTGTTGCACAACTTTCCGTTTTTTTCTTAATGGCATTTAATTCAATATTTTCTTCTATGATTTCGGAATTATATCATACAGGGGATAAAGAAACTCTTTCAAAATTGTATTCAGATATAACAAGGTGGATTATAACCTTTACCCTTCCAATAACAATATGGGTATTGATATATTCAGAAAACATTCTCGAGATTTTTGGTAAAGAATTTAGTGGAGCGAGGTGGGTACTAGTATTTCTAGCGATTGGGCAATTTGTAAACGCAGCTGTTGGATCTAATGGACTTATGCTTTCCATGACGAAATATCAACGTTTTGAAATGATAAACGGAGTTTTCATTGCAAGTTTAAATTTGGGATTAAACATCTGGCTTGTACCAAAATTTGGAATAATTGGTTCAGCTATAGGGGGAATGGCAGCAATTTCTACGGTAAATATAGTTAAATCGGTAGAGGTATACATTTTGTTAAAAATGATACCATATAATTGGAAGTATTTGAAACCGGTTATTGCTGGTATAGGGACAGCGATAACTATGATATTTTTGAAGAACTATATAACAAATTTAGTAGGGACATTCATTATGTTAGCTATAAGTTTTGTTTTAATGTTAGGAATTTTAGCATTACTTGGTTTATATCCTGAAGACAAAGAAATACTTAAGACAGTAATGAAAAAGTTTTTTAAAAAGTAG
- a CDS encoding glycosyltransferase, giving the protein MNLLYLTLTNIERKEFAGANKKIEGQIKAFKNHGVKTYKIAIKNFGLYAFYDNKEKLLKKSHFKNKFEIIERRFLYYKHVIKFIEKQDIKVVYIRYPLFDLFFINFVKVCKNRGLKILLELPTFPYDKELSGIRLFVDKFFRRFLYKYVDYIVTYSKHETIFGIRTIKIENGIDVESIKVSKQAKESNTLDLIGVAYVNKWHGYDRVITGVAEYYKKNPRKEVVFHIVGNGPELENLKVLTKKLNLEKYVKFYGFKSGDELDKILDNCDIGIGSLGMHRIGLEKGFTLKLREYCAKGIPFIYGYFDKDFEDFKYSLRVPNDDSPIDIEKIINFYETIKNENYVEKMRKYAIEKLSWNTKIKPVIEKIKG; this is encoded by the coding sequence ATGAATCTATTGTATTTAACTCTTACAAATATTGAAAGAAAAGAATTTGCAGGAGCTAATAAAAAAATAGAAGGCCAAATCAAGGCTTTTAAAAATCATGGGGTTAAGACTTACAAGATAGCTATTAAAAACTTTGGCTTGTATGCATTCTATGATAACAAAGAAAAGTTATTAAAAAAATCTCATTTTAAGAACAAGTTTGAAATTATTGAAAGGAGATTTCTTTATTACAAGCACGTAATAAAATTCATTGAAAAACAAGATATTAAAGTTGTATATATTAGATATCCTCTTTTTGACCTGTTTTTTATCAACTTTGTAAAAGTATGTAAAAACAGAGGATTAAAAATATTATTAGAACTTCCGACATTTCCATACGACAAAGAACTAAGCGGAATAAGGTTATTTGTTGATAAGTTTTTCAGAAGATTTTTATATAAGTATGTAGATTATATAGTTACTTATTCAAAACATGAAACAATATTTGGCATTAGGACAATAAAAATAGAAAATGGAATAGATGTTGAATCTATAAAAGTATCAAAACAAGCTAAAGAATCCAATACTTTAGACCTAATAGGAGTTGCATATGTAAATAAATGGCACGGGTATGATAGAGTAATTACAGGAGTTGCTGAATATTATAAAAAAAATCCAAGAAAAGAAGTTGTGTTTCATATTGTTGGTAATGGGCCGGAATTAGAGAATTTAAAGGTATTAACAAAAAAACTAAATTTAGAAAAATATGTAAAATTCTATGGATTTAAGAGTGGAGATGAGTTAGATAAAATTTTAGATAACTGTGATATAGGAATCGGAAGTTTAGGAATGCATAGAATAGGTTTAGAAAAAGGTTTTACTCTAAAACTTAGAGAATATTGTGCAAAAGGTATTCCTTTTATTTACGGATATTTTGATAAAGATTTTGAGGATTTTAAATATTCTTTGAGAGTTCCTAATGATGATAGTCCTATAGATATTGAAAAAATTATAAATTTTTATGAAACCATAAAAAATGAAAATTATGTTGAAAAAATGAGAAAATATGCAATAGAAAAACTAAGCTGGAATACAAAGATAAAACCTGTAATTGAGAAAATCAAAGGCTAA
- a CDS encoding glycosyltransferase family 4 protein — protein MKKNNFIYIITNSFPEKKETFNTHEFEYVLKNYKNIKILSFSRFRNKEFENNRVIKLKITDGIKELIFPKEIKNMSIHFKMFRYIKSKNIIEFGKNLYSYILALSTIRNVELKKDDMIFSYWLTRSSLIAYYLNKLIGIKYICQGHGSDIYINPPEKLKEILDNSELLITVGDKNKKYVSKKYNIPEEKIKVFRLGVSKNFYEKLLKVREKEKYTHRENNKKIKFLTVAMYKHVKGIDLLLKAINLLVNSQKINHNVEFSIFGEGKKFKFLQNYVKKYNLNQYVNLNGWIDRENLTKELVKADCFILPSRSEGLPVVLMEACAASLPIIATNVGSVSEIAIDGYNAILCEANPESISESIYTFINLDREKIKQFSDNSFSLYINNYLLENNLKSKYTYIESIFLKNISNGGT, from the coding sequence ATGAAGAAAAATAATTTCATATACATCATAACTAATTCATTCCCTGAGAAAAAAGAGACTTTTAACACCCATGAATTTGAATACGTCTTAAAAAATTATAAAAATATTAAAATTTTAAGTTTTTCAAGGTTTAGAAATAAAGAATTTGAAAATAACAGGGTAATAAAACTAAAAATAACTGATGGAATTAAAGAATTGATTTTTCCAAAGGAGATAAAAAATATGTCTATTCATTTTAAAATGTTTAGATATATAAAAAGTAAAAATATTATTGAGTTTGGAAAGAACCTTTATTCTTATATATTAGCTTTAAGTACAATAAGAAATGTAGAATTAAAAAAAGATGATATGATTTTTAGCTATTGGCTTACTAGATCTTCTCTTATTGCATATTACCTAAACAAATTAATAGGCATTAAATACATATGTCAGGGTCACGGATCAGATATATATATAAATCCACCTGAAAAATTAAAAGAAATTTTAGATAATTCAGAATTGCTCATTACAGTCGGTGACAAAAACAAAAAATATGTATCAAAAAAATATAATATTCCAGAAGAAAAAATAAAAGTATTTAGGCTTGGAGTAAGTAAAAACTTTTATGAAAAACTTCTAAAAGTTCGTGAAAAAGAAAAATATACACATAGAGAAAATAACAAAAAAATCAAATTCTTAACTGTTGCAATGTACAAACATGTTAAAGGAATAGATTTATTGCTAAAAGCAATAAATCTGTTAGTAAATTCCCAAAAAATTAACCACAATGTAGAATTTAGTATCTTTGGGGAAGGAAAAAAATTTAAATTCTTACAAAATTACGTTAAAAAATATAATTTAAATCAATACGTAAATTTAAATGGATGGATTGATAGAGAAAATTTAACAAAAGAGCTCGTTAAAGCAGATTGCTTTATATTGCCGAGTAGAAGCGAAGGTTTACCGGTAGTATTAATGGAAGCATGTGCTGCTTCTCTGCCAATAATAGCTACAAATGTTGGAAGCGTAAGTGAAATTGCCATAGATGGTTATAATGCTATATTGTGTGAAGCAAACCCTGAATCAATTAGTGAAAGTATTTATACTTTCATTAATTTGGATAGAGAAAAGATAAAACAATTTTCAGATAATTCCTTTAGTTTGTATATTAATAACTATCTTTTAGAAAACAATTTAAAAAGTAAATACACTTATATTGAAAGCATTTTTTTAAAAAATATTTCAAATGGAGGAACCTAA
- a CDS encoding nucleotidyl transferase AbiEii/AbiGii toxin family protein codes for MSRLTSKQKEVLEKILELDIFHEFYLAGGTSLLLKYNHRLSLDFDFFLLPNKKFKLELYEKKMLTSFQNLEIVYRDTQTLIFDLNGVKISLFEYPYPLIKEIERIKNVPVASDEDIACMKVDAISKRGLKKDFFDLWILIRIHKWSINDLFEMIQKKYSGYNLAVFLKSLTYFDDAEKNKDFQEVENSWNIIKDFFRNYVKTYKF; via the coding sequence ATGAGCAGATTAACCTCAAAGCAAAAGGAAGTTTTAGAAAAGATACTGGAATTAGATATTTTCCATGAGTTTTATCTTGCTGGAGGAACATCTCTCCTTTTAAAATATAATCATAGACTGTCCTTGGATTTCGATTTTTTTCTTTTACCCAACAAAAAATTCAAGCTTGAACTATATGAAAAAAAAATGCTTACAAGCTTCCAAAATTTAGAGATTGTGTATAGAGATACTCAAACCTTAATCTTTGACCTTAACGGTGTAAAAATTTCTTTGTTTGAATATCCATATCCGCTTATAAAAGAAATTGAAAGAATAAAAAATGTACCAGTAGCAAGCGATGAAGATATAGCTTGTATGAAAGTGGATGCTATAAGTAAAAGAGGTTTGAAAAAGGATTTCTTTGATCTCTGGATATTAATAAGGATTCATAAATGGAGCATTAACGATTTGTTTGAAATGATACAAAAGAAATATTCAGGATACAATCTAGCTGTTTTTTTAAAATCACTGACATATTTTGATGATGCTGAAAAGAATAAAGATTTTCAGGAAGTTGAAAATAGCTGGAACATAATAAAAGATTTTTTTAGAAATTATGTGAAAACGTATAAATTTTAA